CAGTCCGGGGGAGCTGTTTGCCCCGGACAATCTGGAACAGGCCCGAACCGCTTTTGAAAAAGAATATGTCCGGCACAAGGTGGCCCAGGTGGATGGAGATATTACCCTGGCCGCCAAAACCCTGGGCACCAGCACCCGTTATATCAAAAAGAAACTGACCTGATTCATTTCCATCATGAGAATTATCAGCGGCATCTGCCGAGGCAGAAAACTCACCCCCCTCAAAGGCCCGGATATCCGTCCCACATCGGACCGGATCAAAGAGACACTGTTCAACATCTTAGGTCCGAAGGTCAGACACGCCCAGGTGCTGGATCTGTTTGCCGGCACCGGGGCCTTAGGCCTGGAGGCGTTAAGCCGGGGGGCGGCCCATACCGTTTTTGTGGACCGGTCTGAGACTGCCTGCGATATTATCCGGCAAAATATTAATCGATGCGGATTCCCGGCACAGGCCACCGTGGTCCGCCAAGATCTGTTTTCTCCCGGGACCCATGCCGCCATTGTCTGCCGACAGTTTGACCTGATTTTTCTGGACCCCCCCTATGACAACGGATATGTGTTAAAAACCCTTGAACAGAAAAACCCGGCTTCTTTTTTGTCTGAAAACGGGATTATCGTTGCCGAACACGCTGCCCATGAAATGCTGCCGTCTTCTTTGAACGGGCTTGACATTTTCCGGCAAAAAAAATACTCAAGAACCACGATTTCATTTTTAACCAGAACGCAGGATATTGCATGAAAAAAAAACGGCTTCCCCAAAACAGAATCGCCATTTACCCCGGATCATTCGATCCTTTGACCAATGGACATATGGATGTGATCCAGCGGGCCCTGGAAATTTTTGATGAAGTGATTGTGGCCATCCTCAGAAACCCCACCAAAAAATACCTGTTTTCCATTGAAGAGCGCCTGGAAATGATGCAGCAGAGTTTTAACGGCAACGCCGCGTTGAAAGTGGATGCCTTTGACGGGCTGCTGGTGGACTATGCCAGAATGAAACATGCCGTGGCGATCATCCGGGGCATGCGGGCCATCTCTGATTTTGAAAACGAATTCCAGATGGCGCTGATGAACCGAAAGCTGCACAAAGATGTGCAGTCCGTGTTTCTGATGACCGGATTCCGATGGATTTTCACCTCTTCTTCCATCATCAAGGAAGCGGCCCAGTTCGGGGCCGATATTTCCGATATGGTCCCGGAACCCGTCAAACTGAAACTTCTGGAAAAATTCCCCAGGAAAGAACCCCCCGGCCACCCACAGGCCGAAAAAAAGGACTCCCGATAGGTCATGGATCTCTGGCAGCTTAAAATATTTGTCACCGTGGTCAAGGAACAGAGCTTTTCAAAAGCGTCCGACATCATCCACCTGTCTCAGCCCACGGTGTCCAGCCATATCAAGGAACTGGAAAAATATTTTCAATGCCGGCTTCTGGACCGGCTGGGAAAAAGAACAGAACCCACCCGGGCCGGCTGGATTCTGTTTGATCATGCCCAGAAGATGCTGGCACTCAAG
Above is a window of Desulfotignum balticum DSM 7044 DNA encoding:
- the rsmD gene encoding 16S rRNA (guanine(966)-N(2))-methyltransferase RsmD — protein: MRIISGICRGRKLTPLKGPDIRPTSDRIKETLFNILGPKVRHAQVLDLFAGTGALGLEALSRGAAHTVFVDRSETACDIIRQNINRCGFPAQATVVRQDLFSPGTHAAIVCRQFDLIFLDPPYDNGYVLKTLEQKNPASFLSENGIIVAEHAAHEMLPSSLNGLDIFRQKKYSRTTISFLTRTQDIA
- the coaD gene encoding pantetheine-phosphate adenylyltransferase; the encoded protein is MKKKRLPQNRIAIYPGSFDPLTNGHMDVIQRALEIFDEVIVAILRNPTKKYLFSIEERLEMMQQSFNGNAALKVDAFDGLLVDYARMKHAVAIIRGMRAISDFENEFQMALMNRKLHKDVQSVFLMTGFRWIFTSSSIIKEAAQFGADISDMVPEPVKLKLLEKFPRKEPPGHPQAEKKDSR